A DNA window from Pleuronectes platessa chromosome 19, fPlePla1.1, whole genome shotgun sequence contains the following coding sequences:
- the LOC128424560 gene encoding nucleus accumbens-associated protein 2, protein MSQLLHVEIPNFGATVLGSLNEQRLLGHYCDVSILVKGQAFKAHRAVLAASSLYFRDLFSSSTKTQFELPSSVTPACFEQILTFCYTGKLTMAASEQLVVMYTAGYLQIQHIVERGMDLMFKANSPHCDSQTAGSLEETCSEPQSPSNNGNGLAVAALLGTPGWPQSLLLQRKIKLEGGEPTPLTIPSIQSKISSSDLGSRLARASSLFYTTAGGNPVPGMPTYHLQGAGGGGAGGGLGVERSSPGSSSLPTTDSPTSYQNEDEEFEEEPYDGMTEDAYSHLYGRSANPYGIQDKPEMAVVPLALENRNCVLIRRDLVALPASLISQIGYRCHPKLYTEGDPGEKLELVAGTQVFMTRGQLMNCHLCAGIKHKVLLRRLLATFFDRNTLANSCGTGIRSSTSDPSRKPLDSRVLNAVKLYCQNFNPNFKESEMNVIAADMCTNARRVRKRWLPKIKSMLPDGMEVYRAGMGMGAAVGLGLAMGASQQGVSLPFEADFKNLEQRYYPDRKDPLRTHPPLTEGSPGSRAAGADAEGDGVVQEEQEEDEDEAGLEGVDASLGAPTLIPGAEAGNCGDTPSEQQVESFEQGLRVNGQ, encoded by the exons ATGTCCCAGCTGCTCCATGTGGAGATACCCAACTTTGGAGCCACGGTCCTCGGCTCCCTCAACGAGCAGCGCCTGCTGGGACACTACTGTGATGTCTCCATCCTGGTCAAAG GTCAGGCTTTTAAAGCCCACCGGGCCGTTTTGGCTGCCAGCAGCCTCTACTTCCGTGACCTCTTCAGCAGCTCCACCAAGACCCAGTTTGAGTTGCCCTCCTCAGTCACACCTGCTTGCTTTGAGCAGATCCTCACTTTCTGCTACACAGGGAAGCTAACAATGGCAGCTAGCGAACAGCTGGTGGTCATGTACACAGCTGGCTACCTCCAAATTCAGCATATAGTTGAAAGAGGCATGGACCTAATGTTCAAAGCCAACTCACCTCACTGTGACTCGCAAACAGCGGGGTCTTTAGAGGAAACATGTTCCGAACCACAGAGTCCCTCTAATAATGGTAACGGCCTGGCGGTGGCTGCCCTGCTGGGAACCCCCGGTTGGCCTCAGTCTTTGCTCCTTCAGCGTAAGATTAAACTAGAAGGGGGCGAACCGACACCCCTGACGATACCCTCAATACAAAGCAAGATTTCTTCCTCAGACTTGGGCAGTCGGCTGGCGAGGGCGAGTTCGTTGTTCTACACGACGGCTGGAGGGAACCCAGTCCCCGGTATGCCTACTTACCACCTTCAAGGGGCCGGCGGAGGTGGAGCCGGAGGAGGATTAGGAGTAGAAAGGTCCAGTCCTGGATCGTCCAGCTTGCCCACCACTGACAGTCCAACATCCTACCAGAATGAAGATGAGGAGTTTGAGGAAGAGCCCTATGATGGAATGACAGAGGATGCCTACAGTCATCTCTATGGACGTTCAGCTAACCCCTATGGGA TCCAGGACAAGCCAGAGATGGCGGTGGTGCCCTTGGCCTTGGAGAACCGCAACTGTGTGCTGATCCGCCGGGACCTGGTGGCGCTGCCTGCAAGCCTCATCAGCCAGATAGGCTACCGCTGCCACCCGAAGCTCTACACCGAGGGGGACCCCGGGGAGAAGCTGGAATTGGTCGCTG GTACGCAGGTGTTCATGACTCGAGGCCAGCTGATGAACTGTCATCTATGTGCCGGGATCAAACACAAAGTCTTGCTCCGCCGGCTGCTAGCTACGTTCTTTGATCG AAACACTTTAGCCAATAGCTGTGGGACAGGTATCCGTTCTTCTACTAGTGACCCCAGTAGGAAACCCCTGGACAGCAGGGTCCTCAACGCTGTAAAAC TCTACTGTCAGaatttcaaccctaacttcaagGAGAGTGAAATGAATGTGATTGCTGCCGACATGTGCACCAACGCGAGGCGCGTGCGCAAGAGATGGCTGCCGAAGATCAAGTCCATGCTGCCTGACGGCATGGAAGTGTACCGTGCAGGAATGGGCATGGGTGCTGCTGTGGGTCTTGGCCTGGCAATGGGCGCCTCTCAACAAGGGGTATCCCTCCCCTTCGAGGCCGACTTCAAGAACCTAGAGCAGAGGTATTATCCAGATCGTAAGGACCCTCTAAGGACTCACCCACCGCTCACAGAGGGCAGCCCCGGGTCCAGGGCGGCTGGAGCTGATGCTGAAGGCGATGGAGTTGTGCAggaggagcaagaggaagatgaggatgaagcTGGGTTAGAAGGTGTCGATGCATCACTTGGGGCACCGACTTTGATCCCAGGTGCTGAGGCGGGCAATTGTGGAGACACGCCGTCGGAGCAGCAAGTGGAAAGTTTTGAACAAGGTCTGAGGGTGAATGGACAGTGA